Within the Flavobacteriales bacterium genome, the region CGGCGATGTCTGAATAGGTTTGATTTCCGTAATGATGGCCCAGCGTTTCACCTTCGTTCACGTGGTCACCGATGGCAAAGGACCTGGCGGGCTGGATGTGAAAGATCTGGAAACGGAATGCCGGATGGGCATCGGATTGAATTTCCAGCTTGGTGCCCATGGATTCAACATCCGCCCGGGTGATTGTTCCTGCCACCGGCGCCACAATCTCCAGGGCCGACCAATCCGTGGTAGCCAATGGTTCGAAGTAGTGTTTCATGCTTCGGCAATGCTCGAATGCATCGGAATAATCATGGCCAACGGATGAACGGAATTTGGATATGCGGTAGATGCTATCAAGTCCGATGTAGTTGGTGGTTACGAATTGGGGGATGCCTTGTGTGTCGATGTCCCAGGTGTCTTCCTGGTCGGGAGGGGTTTCGTCGTCATCCTTTTTTTTGCATCCGGTGATGATCGTCAGCAGGAGGAAAACATGCAAGGCTGTGCGGAGGACGGGCTTCATGGGGCTGGGTTTATGTGATGGTTCTGTGGAAAGGGTGTTTTTGGCTTTCCATTTTACAAAGAAGCGCCGGAAACGGGCAGGGAACCATGACGTACGTCACTCCGCTTCTCCGCCCGTTGGTAAATGTCTTTCAATCTCATGGTGTCACCTGTTTCTTTTTCTATTTGGTCTATGTGCCTATGTGGTTCAAGGGAGGCTTGACATAAGTTTCCCCACACCTGACGGATGTCATCGCAATTACGGATCCTATGCCCCAACTTTACTTCCGGTTATTCACAAAAACCCCAATCAACATGGAAACAAAAACCAAACAACCCGATACCTCCAAGCTGAAAGAGGAAATCATCGAACGCATAGAAAAGGCCCAGGCCGAACTTGAGGAACTTCGCGTGCAGCTTGCACTTGGCAAAGCGGATGCCCTGGAAAAGTACGACGAAGCAAGGAAGAAACTGAACCACTACCTGGCCGAAGTGAAGGTACAGCTCGACAAAGGTAGCGAAGCCGTCTCAGGGAAATGGGATGCGCTGCGTACCCGTCTCGCGGAGTTGAAAGACAAGCTGGAAGACACCCGCACCGCCAGCCGGGAAAACTTCGATCGCCAGAAGGAGAAGCTCGACAACACCCTGGAGTCGCTGGCCAAGGCCATCCGTGAAGTGCCGGTAACGGAAACCACCGCCAGGCTGAAAGATGAAGTGGAGAAGTTCAAGGTGAAAACGGAAATCCTGCGTGTTCGGCTGCACCTGGGTAAACTGGAGGCTGAGGAGACCATGCAGGCACAGAAGAAGAAGCTAACTACGAAAATGTCGGAAGTGCGTGCATCATTCCAAAACAAAAAGGAGGACTTTACCGGGAAGTGGGATGCTTTCAGTGATGAAATGGAACAAGCCTACGCCCACATTAAACAGGCATTCGCCCGCTAATTGTCGTGGTCTCCTTTGCGGATGTTCCGCAGGAGACCCAGGCCGATGAGCGCCGCCAGTACGAGGCCGATCACACCCAGGACCGGAACATTGTTCCACCTGGGTGGAATGCCTGCCACAATAATCAGCGCCGATCCGATGATCAATGCCGAGATGGTCATGGCGGCCACCACCTGTTTGCTGATCCGGTTGAGCGTGTGTACCAGCGGGTCGATCCCTTCGTGTTGCAGCTCCACTTTGACTTCCCCTGCATTGATTTTCCGGATGGCACTGCGAATGTCCCTGGGAAATTCTTCCAGGTAACTGCTGGATTCATACAGGGTGTTGGCCAATCGTACACCGAACTTCAGTGGATTGTAACGCTTGGCGATGATTTTTGCCATGTAGGGTCTGGCTGCCCTGGCAATGTGCAGATCGGGATCCAGTTGCTTGATCACGCCTTCCAGGGATACCAGTGATTTCGCGAAGAGATAGAAATAGGTGGGAACTTTGAGTTGATGGCGGATGATGACCTCCTTCAGTTCCACGATCATGGCACTCATTTCATTCTGGTGCATCTCCCGGATGGCGTAGCTTTTTACGAATTCGTCGAGGTCGGATTCCAGGGCCCGCTGGTTGCGGATCACCACGTCGTCTGACAGCTGACGGAAGGAACGAATGATGCGTCCGACGTCTTTCGCTTTGATGGCGAGCAGCATGTTCCCGAGTTGTACGATGTCTTTGTGCAGGATGCTGCCCATCATGCCGTAGTCGATGAAGCAGATCACATTGTCCGGCATGATCAGGATGTTACCCGGGTGTGGGTCGGCATGGAAAAAGCCGTACTTGAAAACCTGCTTCAGCCATGCATCCAGCAGGCGCCTGGCGATGATGTGCTTGTCGAGTCCGTTCTTTTCGAGTTCATCCAGGCGCGATACCTTGATGCCTTCAATGTATTCAAGTGTAAGGATCTTGCGTGTGGTATACTGCTTATAAACCTTGGGTGAGTATACAAAGCCGTCGTCATGCTTGTCGGTACGGAAGTGGTTGTTGAAGCGTTGCAGGTTGATGGCTTCGTGGATGAAGTCCATCTCCTTTTTGATGCTTTGTTCGAAGTGGTTGATCAAACCTTCCGGGTCGAAGCTTTTGATGGATGGTTTTCGTTTGACCAGCATGCCCACGATCTGATGCATGATCTTGATGTCGGCTTCCACCGTTTCCCTGATATCGGGGCGCTGGATTTTGATCACCACCTCTTCTCCCGACTTCAGCGTGGCGCGATGTACCTGCGCGATGGATGCGGATGCCAGGGGAGCCGGGTCAATCCGTTCGAAGATCTCGTCCGGTTTCCTGCCCAGTTCTTTTTCGATCACAGCGGTGATGTCTTGCCGGGAAGGCGCGATGTGGTCCTGTAATTTTTCCAGCTCTGCGATCAGCGGAGCGGGGAGCAGGTCGGGCCGGTTGCTGAGAATCTGCCCGAACTTGATGAAGGTGGGGCCCAATTCCTCACATACCATGCGCATTTTTTCCCACTGGGTGTGATGGATCGCATGCTCATACGTTTTGTGGGGCACCAGCTTGCTCAACATCGGGAAATGTTTCTTTGTTCCGATGTGGGCCACCAGGTCCTGAAACCCATACTTCGTTAGCACCGCAACGATGCGGTTGTACCGGCGAATGTGGCTGCGACGGTTATCCAATACGTCCAGTAGTGCCATGCTTATGCGGAGGGTCTTGACATCTGGGCAATGGTTTCCCTGAGCTTGTCGACTTCCTGCTGCATGCGCTTCAGTTCGTCGGTGTGGGCGATATGGAGCTTGCGATAGGCTTGGCCTACCATCTTCTCAATGCGTTGTTCAAGTTCGGCTTCCGCTTCAGACATCTTCTCCCGGATCTTGTGCGCCAGGCTGTCTTCATCCGGTTCTTCCTCGTCGTCTTTGTGCAGCAGGTCGCGCAGCACCTCTTTGCCTTTGGATGCATAGCCGGACAATTGCTCCCTCAACTCCTCGTCTTTCGACAGTACATACAGCGTGCTGCCAAGGGAGGCCAGTTCAAGCAGGGTTTTGGTTTTTACCTTCATGGGTGTGCATTTTAGACAAAAATACACGGGCTTGACAAGGGAAATGCATAGGCTATGTCATGACCGGAGATGATAAATGTCAGGTTATGCAGTCGCTCGGTCCATTTATATATGGTGGGAAGCCGCGTGAGGGATTGAAGCGGTTATGCCGGGATGGGCAAGAGGCGTTGGACGGATAAAAGCGGAAAGCCCGACCTGAGCGCGGAGGTACGAAGCGTGAAGGGCACGCCCTGAATAAAAATGATTTAGTTCGCTATGGCGCTTTCAAGGAGGATGGGGGCGTTGGTGTCACTCACATCAATCTTGAGCCATCCGAAGCCCATTCCGGATTTTACCAGTCCCAGGTAGGCAACACCTTTTGCATCGTACCAGTCGCCGAACGGGGGTGTCATGCCGTTGTTCGGGTTCAGTTGCCAGAGTTTGATGGGGTTGGCGGTTTTGTCTTTCCAGAGGCTGTGGGTATCAATGCGATCGTTGTATTCCAGTGGGGATGCGAAGGTGGCTGTTGAGGTATGTCCAAGTCCGGTCGGGTAGGATGCCTGGTATGCGGCCACGGACCATCCGTCAGCCACTTCCACATAGAAGTAAGGGTAGGGGTTGGGTGTGGAGCCATTCAGCAGGTGCAGGCTGTCGTTGTTCAGCACCGAAAGTTCGAACCGCAGGTCGATGACGCCGTCGCCGTTGATATCGAGCGAGTCGGTGGCGTGTCCGTAAAGGTTTACCGAATCCCATTGGATGGTGAAAGTTCCGGGCGGGGAAAAGACCTGGTGAAAGAAGGTTGTGGCGTCGTACACACCGGCGTATACTTCTACGGAATCTCCCGGTGTCACATCCGGATCATCTTTGTCTTTTTTACAGGATGAGAGTCCGGCGATGGCACAGATGAGAACAAGAGGAAGGATGTGGCGCATGGGGTGCAAAGGTTTTAGATTCTCAACGCCAAAGATAGCCCATTGGTATACCTGTTCGCAAACCTGCTCGAATAAACAGTCAGCTCGTCCGAATAAACAATCGGTGTGCCCGAATAAACGGCCAATGTATCCTCGTTTTGCTACTGCACCGTCAGGTTCAATGTGAGCTGCGTGATGTTCCCATCCCGGTCTACGATGGAGAATACCCACTTTTCGGTTCCTGCCGTATTGCGTGTAATGAGGGTGGTGTCTTTTGAATACCCTGTGTATTCGCTGGCCTGCATGAGGTAGTTGTAAAATGTGGTTGTGGTGGTGGTGCCATCATAAGCATACGAAATGTTGTAGCTCTTCAGGTCGTCTTCTGTTTTGGTGGCGGTGATGCCCACCAGGAGGGTGTCGTTCATGCCCACGGTGGCATCGGAGGATGTGTAGCCGGCGCCTGTTTTGAAGACCACATCCGGTGGGATGTGCGGGTCGGTTTCTTTTTTACAGGATGTGAGCAGTGTGGTTGCCAGGCAAGCCATTGCCAGCAAAGAGGTGACGGATGTTTTCATGGCTTTTGTTTGGGATTGAATGTCATGGTGAAGCGCAGGGAGATGTTCCTTCCCATGTTGTATATGTTGAACTCTTTGTATCGCGAGAGGTGGTCGTAGTAGACTTCGTTCAGCAGGTTGTTGCCGGCGAGAGAGACGGAATAATCGTGACGTGGTGTATGGAAAACGGCACCGGCGGATGCTTCCATCAGCATGTACCCGTCGGTGGATGTTTCGAACTGGGCCGGGTGGTGCTGGGGTGCTACGCGGTTGATACCTGCCTGTACGAAAGCCGAGGCGAGTTTTCCTTTCCGGCCGCTGGTCAGTCGCAGGGTACCGCCGTATTTACTGGCGGGGATGAAGGGCAGCTGCTCGCCCAGGTCGGTACGTCCCTTGACTGTGGCGAAGTGGAACTTCACCGAAAGCCAGGGCAAGGGTGAAGGGTGCAGTTCGGCGGATGCTTCACTTCCCCGGAGTGTTGCATTTTGTTGCTGGTAACGGTAGATACGGAACCCGATGTATTCGTCATCGGTGGGTGCCAGGTAGATATAATGGAGGAAATGGTTCTCGTAGGCGGAAGCGGTTATTGTCAGCCATTCGGTATCGTACGACAGGTAGCTGTCGAAACAGATGTTCTGTTCAACCTTGAGATCTGTATTCCCGATTTCGTACCGCACGGTTCCTTCGTGCAGGCCGTTGGATGAAAGTTCGGCCAGGTTCGCTGCCCTGTACCCGGTCGACAGGTTCAGTTTTCCATTCAGGTGTTTGCGGTCGGTCAGGCTGATGCCTGCGGCGCCGTTCAGCGAGGTATACAGTTTGTTGACCGGCTGGATGTCGGATGCCGGGTTGTTCGGGAAATCGGTATTGATGGTGCCTGTTTCGAAGGTGGTGATGTGTTTCAGGTCGTACCGGATCCCACCTTCGGCACACACATACTTCCCCCGGTGTTTCAGGTAGGCGAAGAAGGAAGACTCGGCCAGGTTGGCGTCGGGTACGATGGTACGCGAGCCGAAATTGCGGTTGGTCTGGTAGAGGTTCTGGTTGCCGAGGTTGATACCGGTGTGTTCGTTCAATTGCCTGATCCACGCAAGGTTCATGCTATGGCTGTTCAGTTGCATGTTCAGGCTGATGCGGTTGCCACCTTCCTGCTCCTGTCGATTGTTCAGATGTGTGCCGGCATCCACTTTCAGGGTGGAATGTTTCAGGTAGAAGGTGTTGCGGGAAGTGAGCATGTGCATGAGTACCGTATGATGGGGCATATCGAAGTTGCGGCTGAGCCTGCCGTCTTCGGTCAGGTTACCGGTGAAGGCATCCATCAGGAATCCGTAGTTGCTCAATGAAAACAGGTAGCTGTTGTCGATGAGCCAGCGTTTGCCTCTCCATCCGTAAGTCCCTTTGACATGGTATCCGTCGAAACGTGAGTTGAGGATGCGTTTGCCGTTGCCGTCGGCATAGTCGGCATGACTTTCTTCCCCTATGCGCAGCCGCCAGAAATGATGGTCGGTTGCCCCTTTGATGCCCGCATCGGTTTGGTTGCCGTAGGTGTTCGTGTGAACAGCAGTGGAAACGTCACCAATGACGGAGCCGGTCGGGGCGGGTTTTTCCTCGATGATGTTGAGCACGCCTCCCATGGCCTCCGATCCGTACAGGAGCGATGCAGGTCCTTTGATGATCTCAATCCGGTCTACCCCAATGTCGGATAAGCCCAGGCCATGTTCATCCTGCCATTGTTGGTTGTCGAACCGCATGCCTGATAGAACGGTTTGAATCCGGTTGCCGTAGAGTCCGCGGATGACCGGTTTGGAAATACCGGTGCCGGTAGAGAGTTGGTTTACGCCAGGCAGTTGTGCAATCCCCTCGGTGAGGGTAACCGCGCCATTGTTGCGCATGGAGGTGGCAGATAGTGTGACGATGTTGTTCGGGGTCTCGTCGGGTTTACTGCTTTGCGTTCCGTAAACAACAACCTCAGGGTAAACCGTTCTTGACTGTACAAGCTGTACTGTCACATTCACCACTGAGTCCCGGAGGTCAATGGTAGATATATGTGTTTTGTATCCGATGCATGTAACCTGTATTTGTACCGTGCCTGCGGCAAGGCGGCAGGTTTTGAAATGCCCGTTCACATCGGTGGATGCGGCGGAATTTCTTTCAGGTATGAATACATTGGCGAAGGGGACAGGGGTGCCCAGACTGTCGGATACAACCTTTCCCTGAATGCAGGTCTGTGCGAAAGACAGACCCGGCAGCATCCATAACAGAAGCGCAATGCGTTTCATGGCATCAAACCAATCCTGTCCCGCCCGTGCATACAGCATGCGGACAGGACAGGAGGTATGACTTCAACAAGCCTTATTCGGCTTTGTATTTGTATTCCCAAACATCGCTGTTGGATTGGGTTTGCTTCGCCCAGAATTCTTTGTTGGTGAGGCGGAGGATACGGAAAGACATTTCGCTGGAAGAACCGCTGGATTTGAAACGGATGTCGTCTTTGTCTTCACCGAGTTCCCATGTGCCGGAATCAGCAAAATTACCTTCGGTTCTATAGGTGCCGTCTTTTTCAATTTCCAGCATGAAGTTGGCACCCTGAGCTGATACAAATGTGGAAGTTTGATCGGTACCGTTCACGCTATACGATTCAATTTTCCATTCTCCGTGCAGGCGTGATTTGATGGAGCGGAAGCTAAAGGCCGGGCCTTCTTCGAATTTCTTGCATGAGGATAAAATGCATACGGAGGCCAGAGCGGCCAGAACAAAAATACGTTTCATTGTTTGTGTTTTTTCTGGTTGATAAATCATACGCCCGGTGCGAGGAGGCTCCGGGTAGGGGCGGGAAGTTTATCAGGCCAGATCGGGAGGGGGGGATTCCGGATCACCTAAAGTAGTGATGGCGGAGAAACAATAGGGAGATGACAGTTCCGAAAAGCCTGTCGTTAATTGGATGTGATAGGGTTGTTTGACCAGGTATTGGAGGGTCATGATCTTTACGAGCATCCGGGCGGATTGTCCGGCATTATCGCGGTCGTTGTCAAGGCGCTTTCGTACCCATTCGTCCATTTTGGTGAACAGGCGGGATTCCTGTTTGTCGTCGATGCAGTGCAAAATGACGCGGCCGTTCTGGTTTTCCTTTTTCACCACATCATACAGCTCTCCCTGGTGCATCAGTTCTTTGCCGTCTTCCAGCCAGGTTATCTCCGCGGAGCGGGGAAATACCAACTGCTTCAATTCGTCAGGTGCAATTTGATTCCCGATCTGCGTCTTCACTTCCCGGCGGGTGCGGTACTGCAGGAATTTATACAGCGGGTAAGGGCCTGCAACCGAGATCACAAGAGAAACCAACAACGTTATGGATAGGATCCTTTTCACAATACACGCAACAAATATAGGGTATGGCATTAAGTTTTCATACGCGATCCGGCGAATTCCGATGGTATTGTATGCGGATAAGGTCTCAGATGCTTTTCTCCCCGAACAGCCTGGATGGATGTGAAGGCTTGATTTTGCTGAGTCCGTAGGGGGCGATTGCTTTTTGGCGGATGTGTTCGGTTGCTTCTTCGATGGAGTCGGTGACAAGGAACAGTTCCAGGTCTTTCCTGTCGATGGTTTTTTCTCCGACCATTTTGTCGATGTGTGTCAGCATTTGTTCGTAGTAGGACCGGCCGATCACCACCACGGGAAACTGTTTCATTTTACCGGTTTGAATGAGGGTTAGGGCTTCGAACATCTCATCAAGCGTACCCAGTCCGCCAGGCATGACCACGAATGCATAGGAGTATTTTGACAGAAGCACTTTCCGCACAAAGAAATAGTGAATGCTGACCCACCGGTGCAGGTACGGGTTTGGCCTTTGTTCCATAGGCAGGATGATGTTGCATCCGACCGACCTGCCACCTGCTTCCATGGCGCCTTTGTTGGCGGCCTCCATGATGCCGGGGCCGCCACCGGTCATGACGGTGAAGCCCAGTTTGGCCATGGCGCCACCCACCTTTTCCGCCGCCTCATAGTAGGGGTGGCCGTCTTTGAACCTGGCAGATCCGAACACAGTCACACACGGTCCGGCAAAGTGCAAAACGCGGAAGCCGCGAATAAAATCAACCAGCACCTGGATAAGAAAAATGAATTCCCGGAACCGGGAATGGGGGCCGCTCAGGAATGCCGTATCCTGAGAGATGATATGTGAGAGTGATTCCGTATCCGGTGTTTTTGATGTGCTCATAATAATATATGGTTGCAAACGTATAAAGGTACAAAGATCAAACAACGTCGATATTTTTCCGGATACAGGTCCCGGAATGATGAACATTTTGTATATTGTCACGCGGATTGACGGAATGAAAAGTATATGGAATAAATATTTTCGGTTTGTATTCCTCGCCCTTCTGATTTACATGCCCTTGTTCGGCCACCTGGATACCCTACCCATCAGGGTTTGGGATGAAAGCAGGCTTGCGGTCAACGCAGTTGAAATGTATTATGACGGCGATTGGATTGTTACCCATTTCGATGGGAAACCGGATATGTGGAATACCAAACCACCGCTGATGATATGGGCGCAGGTGATTTGTATGAAATTGCTTGGTCCTGGTGAATTGGCGGTTCGGCTGCCTTCAGCATTGGCTGGTTTTCTGACATGCGTGTTGCTGCTGGTTTTCTCACTTAGGTACCTTCGGAGTTACTGGTTCGGATTTATATGTATCATGGTGTTGATTACAACACACGGTTACCTCAATGTACATTCGACAAGAACGGGAGATTACGATGCCTTGCTGGCGTTCTTCACCACATGCGGTTGCATTGTTTTCTTTTTCTATTGCGAGGAACCATCAAAGCAACGTTTGTATGCATTCTTCGGAATGCTGGTTTTGGGTGTTCTTACTAAGGGGATAGCAGGGATGTTGCTTCTGCCGGGTGTTGTTGTTTATGGCCTTTTGCAAAAGAAACTGTCTTATATATGGAAAAGCAAGCATTTTTACCTGGGGGCCTTGGGAGTACTGGCGATTATATCCGGGTACTATTTGTTGAGAGAGGCTTATAATCCCGGGTTTCTGAATGCCGTGGTTGAGAATGAACTGGGCGGTCGCTACCTGGAAATAAATGAAGGGCATTCAGCGGGTTTCTGGTATTATTTCAATAACCTGTTGGATTTTCAGATGCCGGAATGGAGTTGGATGATTCCCATCGGATGGGCCACTGGCCTGGCCAGCAACGATGATAGGATGCGTAAGGTGTCGCAATTTTCAATGAGCATGGCCCTCACTTACTTTCTTGTCATCTCCGCCAGTCAAACCAAGCTGGAGTGGTATGATGTGCCTATTTATCCTTTCCTTTCCATGGCTGTGGCGCAAGCGATGTACTTTGTCTATGAATGGCTCCGCGGCAGTCAATGGATCAATGCCGCATTGCAGGTAAATGTGATTCCGCTCATTGCCGTGTTTTATACATTCAATCAGCCGTTTCAACGGGTATGGGAGCAGTCCTACAAGCCCGCGGTCTACGCCTGGGAAAAGGATCTGTATGAAATCGGTTTCTATCTTCAACATGCGGCGAAGGGAAGTGTTGATATGCATGATTGCTATATCTTGTTTCCTGGCTACAGTGCTCAAAATCTTTTTTATGCCCATATATTAACCCACCAGGGAAAGAATGTATCCATCCGTGATCCGGCACTGCTGGTGAAAGATGATGTGGTAGTCGTAGGGGAAGACGAAATGAAAAACTATCTTTCCGAGCATTTTGAGTACGAGGAAATCAGCAGACGGGGCGTAGTTATAATGTACAGAATTCATGGAAGGAAATAAACTTCATTCGAATATGATTGAGCTGTCAGTTGTGGTCCCTGTGTTCAACGAGCACCACTCCATACCGGAACTCTACGCACGTCTTCAGCAGGCAGCTTCAGGCATCACCCCTCAATATGAACTGATCTTTGTGAATGACGGAAGCACCGACAACTCCCTGGCTTCCCTCGTTCAATTGGCAAAAGAACAACACAACGTCTTTTATATCAACTTCAGCAGGAACTTCGGTCATCAGCTGGCGGTATCCGCCGGACTGGATGCCGCACATGGAAAGGCAGTGGTGATTATCGACGGCGACCTGCAAGACCCGCCTGAACTGATCGGGGATATGTACGCCAAATACAAAGCAGGGTATGAGGTGGTGTATGCCCGTCGCATTGAACGAAAAGGCGAAGGGTTGTTCAAACGGCTCACGGCAAAAATGTTTTATCGCGCACTGCGTTGGATGACATCCATCGATATACCTCTTGATACGGGTGATTTCAGGTTGATTGACCGGAAGGTGGTGGACCAGCTCAAACACATGCCCGAGCAAAACAAGTTCCTGCGGGGACAAATCGCGTGGTTGGGTTTCCGGCAAACGGAGGTTACTTTCTCAAGAGATAAGCGCAAATACGGGAAGACAGGTTATTCCCTGGCCAAGATGTTCCGGTTTGCCATGGATGGCATAACGGGTTTTTCAGACCGTCCGCTGCTGATGGTGAGTCGCCTGGGTTTTCTCTTTTCCTTTATTGCTTTCCTCGTGATCCTGTATGCCTGCTACTCCTACTTTGTGATGCACAGAACCATCACGGGGTGGACTTCCCTCATCATCAGTTCCATGTTCATCGGAGGTATACAACTCATTTCGGTGGGCATCATCGGTGCCTACATCAGCCGCATCAACCGCAATGTGCAAAACCGGCCGCTCTATGTGGTGGAAAGCACCAACCTGGTTGAAACGCATGCGGAAGCACCCGTGCACGTCGAGTAAATCTTATTGGCGGATCACCTTCTGCACCCACGTTTGCCCATCACCACTTATCTCCAGGAAATAAACCCCGGCAGGAAGCGCTTCCAGTGATACCGATTCCTGGTAGGTGCCGGATGCAAGTGTTTTGTTGTTCCAGAAAGTTTGCACGCATTGCCCGTAGAGGTTGTACATTTTGGCGCTATATGCACCCGGCTCGCGTGTGGCAATTTGAATAAATAAAAGGGATGAAGTGGGGTTGGGGAAGACCCGGATATTGCTATCTCCGTTCTCATTCAAACCTGTATACTTAAATATGTATAAGCGTGTACTCTGATCATATACCTGTGCAGATAAGGAAGAATAGAGGTTGATAACCGGTGGTTGGTCGTTTATGATTCGGGAATTGATAAAATCGGCCAGTAGGTAATAGGTACCTGAAGCCAGGCTGTCAAAGTGAAAGTACCCTGAACTGTCAGTGGTGCATTTCATAAAAGGAGTGATGTTATTTACGGGATCATTGGA harbors:
- a CDS encoding phasin family protein, translated to MKVKTKTLLELASLGSTLYVLSKDEELREQLSGYASKGKEVLRDLLHKDDEEEPDEDSLAHKIREKMSEAEAELEQRIEKMVGQAYRKLHIAHTDELKRMQQEVDKLRETIAQMSRPSA
- a CDS encoding glycosyltransferase family 2 protein, with the translated sequence MIELSVVVPVFNEHHSIPELYARLQQAASGITPQYELIFVNDGSTDNSLASLVQLAKEQHNVFYINFSRNFGHQLAVSAGLDAAHGKAVVIIDGDLQDPPELIGDMYAKYKAGYEVVYARRIERKGEGLFKRLTAKMFYRALRWMTSIDIPLDTGDFRLIDRKVVDQLKHMPEQNKFLRGQIAWLGFRQTEVTFSRDKRKYGKTGYSLAKMFRFAMDGITGFSDRPLLMVSRLGFLFSFIAFLVILYACYSYFVMHRTITGWTSLIISSMFIGGIQLISVGIIGAYISRINRNVQNRPLYVVESTNLVETHAEAPVHVE
- a CDS encoding glycosyltransferase family 39 protein, with the translated sequence MMNILYIVTRIDGMKSIWNKYFRFVFLALLIYMPLFGHLDTLPIRVWDESRLAVNAVEMYYDGDWIVTHFDGKPDMWNTKPPLMIWAQVICMKLLGPGELAVRLPSALAGFLTCVLLLVFSLRYLRSYWFGFICIMVLITTHGYLNVHSTRTGDYDALLAFFTTCGCIVFFFYCEEPSKQRLYAFFGMLVLGVLTKGIAGMLLLPGVVVYGLLQKKLSYIWKSKHFYLGALGVLAIISGYYLLREAYNPGFLNAVVENELGGRYLEINEGHSAGFWYYFNNLLDFQMPEWSWMIPIGWATGLASNDDRMRKVSQFSMSMALTYFLVISASQTKLEWYDVPIYPFLSMAVAQAMYFVYEWLRGSQWINAALQVNVIPLIAVFYTFNQPFQRVWEQSYKPAVYAWEKDLYEIGFYLQHAAKGSVDMHDCYILFPGYSAQNLFYAHILTHQGKNVSIRDPALLVKDDVVVVGEDEMKNYLSEHFEYEEISRRGVVIMYRIHGRK
- a CDS encoding TIGR00730 family Rossman fold protein, with the protein product MSTSKTPDTESLSHIISQDTAFLSGPHSRFREFIFLIQVLVDFIRGFRVLHFAGPCVTVFGSARFKDGHPYYEAAEKVGGAMAKLGFTVMTGGGPGIMEAANKGAMEAGGRSVGCNIILPMEQRPNPYLHRWVSIHYFFVRKVLLSKYSYAFVVMPGGLGTLDEMFEALTLIQTGKMKQFPVVVIGRSYYEQMLTHIDKMVGEKTIDRKDLELFLVTDSIEEATEHIRQKAIAPYGLSKIKPSHPSRLFGEKSI
- a CDS encoding TonB-dependent receptor translates to MLYARAGQDWFDAMKRIALLLWMLPGLSFAQTCIQGKVVSDSLGTPVPFANVFIPERNSAASTDVNGHFKTCRLAAGTVQIQVTCIGYKTHISTIDLRDSVVNVTVQLVQSRTVYPEVVVYGTQSSKPDETPNNIVTLSATSMRNNGAVTLTEGIAQLPGVNQLSTGTGISKPVIRGLYGNRIQTVLSGMRFDNQQWQDEHGLGLSDIGVDRIEIIKGPASLLYGSEAMGGVLNIIEEKPAPTGSVIGDVSTAVHTNTYGNQTDAGIKGATDHHFWRLRIGEESHADYADGNGKRILNSRFDGYHVKGTYGWRGKRWLIDNSYLFSLSNYGFLMDAFTGNLTEDGRLSRNFDMPHHTVLMHMLTSRNTFYLKHSTLKVDAGTHLNNRQEQEGGNRISLNMQLNSHSMNLAWIRQLNEHTGINLGNQNLYQTNRNFGSRTIVPDANLAESSFFAYLKHRGKYVCAEGGIRYDLKHITTFETGTINTDFPNNPASDIQPVNKLYTSLNGAAGISLTDRKHLNGKLNLSTGYRAANLAELSSNGLHEGTVRYEIGNTDLKVEQNICFDSYLSYDTEWLTITASAYENHFLHYIYLAPTDDEYIGFRIYRYQQQNATLRGSEASAELHPSPLPWLSVKFHFATVKGRTDLGEQLPFIPASKYGGTLRLTSGRKGKLASAFVQAGINRVAPQHHPAQFETSTDGYMLMEASAGAVFHTPRHDYSVSLAGNNLLNEVYYDHLSRYKEFNIYNMGRNISLRFTMTFNPKQKP
- a CDS encoding AarF/ABC1/UbiB kinase family protein, with product MALLDVLDNRRSHIRRYNRIVAVLTKYGFQDLVAHIGTKKHFPMLSKLVPHKTYEHAIHHTQWEKMRMVCEELGPTFIKFGQILSNRPDLLPAPLIAELEKLQDHIAPSRQDITAVIEKELGRKPDEIFERIDPAPLASASIAQVHRATLKSGEEVVIKIQRPDIRETVEADIKIMHQIVGMLVKRKPSIKSFDPEGLINHFEQSIKKEMDFIHEAINLQRFNNHFRTDKHDDGFVYSPKVYKQYTTRKILTLEYIEGIKVSRLDELEKNGLDKHIIARRLLDAWLKQVFKYGFFHADPHPGNILIMPDNVICFIDYGMMGSILHKDIVQLGNMLLAIKAKDVGRIIRSFRQLSDDVVIRNQRALESDLDEFVKSYAIREMHQNEMSAMIVELKEVIIRHQLKVPTYFYLFAKSLVSLEGVIKQLDPDLHIARAARPYMAKIIAKRYNPLKFGVRLANTLYESSSYLEEFPRDIRSAIRKINAGEVKVELQHEGIDPLVHTLNRISKQVVAAMTISALIIGSALIIVAGIPPRWNNVPVLGVIGLVLAALIGLGLLRNIRKGDHDN